In the genome of Cryptomeria japonica chromosome 8, Sugi_1.0, whole genome shotgun sequence, one region contains:
- the LOC131048148 gene encoding uncharacterized protein LOC131048148, whose translation MNFDGASWGNLGASRAGCMIHSFDEVVEAKQAKPLAEDTNNVAEIQVAIEGLTLCEDFGLKKVEIEGELAIIINTLRFGNTPNWRLNSVLSRAIELLKCLDTCTINHVFREANGMVDQLTNRGVDGFNEKPIKDPRSSEIRDPTTK comes from the coding sequence ATGAATTTTGACGGGGCTTCTTGGGGAAATCTTGGAGCCTCAAGAGCAGGATGCATGATTCACTCTTTTGATGAAGTGGTAGAAGCTAAACAAGCCAAACCATTAGCAGAGGATACTAATAATGTCGCAGAAATTCAAGTTGCTATTGAAGGATTAACACTTTGCGAGGATTTTGGTCTTAAGAAAGTGGAAATTGAAGGAGAATTAGCTATAATTATCAATACTTTAAGGTTTGGTAATACCCCAAATTGGAGACTTAACTCTGTTTTAAGTAGGGCTATTGAATTGCTAAAATGTTTAGACACTTGCACCATTAATCATGTCTTTAGAGAAGCTAATGGTATGGTAGACCAATTAACAAACAGGGGAGTAGATGGTTTCAATGAGAAACCTATCAAAGATCCAAGATCCTCAGAGATAAGAGATCCAACAACAAAGTGA